A region of Streptomyces sp. NBC_01788 DNA encodes the following proteins:
- a CDS encoding aldo/keto reductase, whose translation MDEREFGRSHQHASVVGLGTWQLGADWGDVDDKEALSVLEAAAESGVTFLDTADVYGDGRSESAIATFLGSRPDHHALVATKMGRRVEQIPENYVLDNFRAWNDRSRRNLGIDRIDLVQLHCPPTSVYSSDAVFDALDTLVEEERIAAYGVSVETCAEALTAIARPNVASVQIILNPFRMKPLREVLPAAREAGVGIIARVPLASGLLSGKYTKDTVFAADDHRTYNRHGEAFDQGETFSGVDFATGVEAAAEFAALAPEGWTPAQLALRWIIQQPGVTTVIPGARSPEQARANAAAAKLPPLGEETLAAIRDLYERRIKDQVEARW comes from the coding sequence ATGGACGAACGTGAATTCGGCAGGTCGCACCAGCACGCGTCGGTCGTCGGGCTCGGCACCTGGCAACTGGGCGCCGACTGGGGCGACGTGGACGACAAGGAAGCCCTCTCCGTCCTGGAGGCGGCCGCCGAGTCGGGGGTGACCTTCCTCGACACCGCCGATGTCTACGGCGACGGGCGAAGCGAGTCGGCCATCGCCACCTTCCTCGGCAGCCGGCCGGACCACCACGCGTTGGTCGCCACCAAGATGGGCCGGCGCGTCGAGCAGATCCCGGAGAACTACGTCCTGGACAACTTCCGCGCCTGGAACGACCGTTCCCGGCGCAACCTGGGCATCGACCGCATCGACCTGGTGCAGCTGCACTGCCCGCCCACCTCCGTGTACTCCAGCGACGCGGTGTTCGACGCGCTGGACACCCTGGTGGAGGAGGAGCGGATCGCCGCCTACGGCGTCAGCGTGGAGACCTGCGCCGAGGCGCTGACGGCGATCGCCCGGCCGAACGTGGCCAGTGTGCAGATCATCCTCAACCCGTTCCGCATGAAGCCGCTGCGCGAGGTGCTGCCCGCGGCGCGGGAGGCGGGCGTCGGCATCATCGCCCGGGTCCCGCTCGCCTCCGGGCTGCTGTCGGGCAAGTACACCAAGGACACCGTCTTCGCCGCCGACGACCACCGCACCTACAACCGGCACGGCGAGGCCTTCGACCAGGGCGAGACCTTCTCCGGCGTCGACTTCGCGACGGGCGTGGAGGCCGCGGCCGAGTTCGCCGCGCTCGCCCCCGAGGGCTGGACCCCGGCCCAGCTCGCGCTGCGCTGGATCATCCAGCAGCCCGGCGTCACCACGGTCATCCCGGGAGCCCGCTCGCCGGAGCAGGCCCGTGCCAACGCCGCCGCCGCGAAGCTGCCCCCGCTGGGCGAGGAGACGCTCGCGGCGATCCGGGACCTCTACGAGCGGCGGATCAAGGACCAGGTGGAAGCCCGCTGGTAG
- a CDS encoding zinc-binding alcohol dehydrogenase family protein — protein MRAWTVTGPRPVEEGPLRLTVKPVPEPGDDELLVHVRACGVCRTDLHVTEGDLPVHRTGVTPGHEVVGVVAGRGRAVNGFAPGDRVGVAWLRRTDGTCAYCLRGAENLCPASRYTGWDADGGYAEYTTVPAAFAYRLPGEVDDVALAPLLCAGIIGFRALRRAALPPGGRLGLYGFGGSAHLCAQVALAEGARVHVMTRGEAARRLALELGAASAQDAYAVPPEPLDSAILFAPVGDLVPVALRALDRGGVLSVAGIHLSDTPPLRYERELFYEKELRSVTSNTREDGRDFLALAARHGVRATTHTYPLSRAPQALEDLKAGRFDGAAVLVNDLP, from the coding sequence ATGCGGGCGTGGACGGTGACCGGCCCCCGGCCCGTGGAGGAGGGGCCGCTGCGGCTGACGGTGAAGCCGGTCCCCGAGCCGGGGGACGACGAGCTGCTGGTGCACGTACGCGCGTGCGGGGTGTGCCGCACCGATCTGCACGTCACCGAGGGTGATCTGCCCGTGCACCGGACCGGGGTCACGCCCGGTCACGAGGTCGTGGGCGTGGTCGCGGGCCGGGGGCGCGCGGTGAACGGCTTCGCGCCCGGCGACCGGGTGGGCGTGGCCTGGCTGCGCCGCACCGACGGCACCTGCGCGTACTGTCTGCGCGGCGCGGAGAACCTGTGCCCGGCCTCGCGGTACACCGGCTGGGACGCCGACGGCGGTTACGCCGAGTACACGACCGTCCCGGCCGCCTTCGCCTACCGGCTGCCCGGCGAGGTCGACGACGTGGCGCTCGCGCCACTGCTGTGCGCGGGGATCATCGGCTTCCGGGCGCTGCGCCGGGCCGCGCTGCCGCCCGGCGGACGCCTCGGCCTGTACGGATTCGGCGGCAGCGCCCATCTGTGCGCGCAGGTGGCACTCGCGGAGGGCGCCAGGGTGCACGTCATGACCCGCGGGGAAGCCGCGCGGCGACTCGCGCTGGAGCTGGGCGCGGCCTCGGCCCAGGACGCGTACGCGGTCCCGCCCGAGCCGCTGGACAGCGCGATCCTATTCGCCCCCGTGGGCGACCTGGTCCCCGTGGCGCTGCGGGCCCTCGACCGGGGCGGCGTGCTGTCCGTGGCCGGCATCCACCTGAGCGACACACCGCCGCTGCGCTACGAGCGCGAGCTGTTCTACGAGAAGGAACTGCGCAGCGTCACCTCGAACACACGCGAGGACGGCCGGGACTTCCTCGCCCTGGCCGCCCGGCACGGGGTGCGCGCCACCACGCACACGTATCCGCTCTCGCGGGCCCCGCAGGCGCTGGAGGACCTCAAGGCGGGCCGCTTCGACGGGGCCGCGGTGCTGGTGAACGACCTGCCCTGA
- a CDS encoding RNA polymerase sigma factor SigF gives MDTTVIRSGAAVGKTRKAETGGGSLPGVENPRSVAPRDARELSRHFFRRLTELDEGTREYQYARNTLIEMNMSLVRFAAGRFRNRGDDMEDIVQTGMIGLIKAIDRFELAREVEFTSFALPYIVGEIKRFFRDTTWAVHVPRRLQELRVELARAREELSSRLDRDPTLGELATLMNISEDQVVEAQIASNGYNSASLDAALTGEGAEDGEAVLADFIGVEEDGIRLVEDFHALAPLVAGLSERDRQIIHLRFVEEATQAEIGERLGCSQMHVSRLIKRIITQLRQGMLGELGCA, from the coding sequence ATGGACACCACCGTGATCCGGTCCGGGGCAGCGGTCGGGAAGACGCGGAAGGCCGAAACGGGCGGCGGGTCGCTGCCGGGGGTGGAGAACCCGCGGTCGGTCGCTCCGCGTGACGCGCGCGAGCTGTCCCGCCACTTCTTCCGGCGTCTGACCGAACTCGACGAGGGCACGCGCGAGTACCAGTACGCCCGCAACACGCTCATCGAGATGAACATGTCGCTGGTGCGGTTCGCGGCCGGGCGGTTCCGCAACCGCGGCGACGACATGGAGGACATCGTCCAGACCGGGATGATCGGCCTGATCAAGGCGATCGACCGGTTCGAGCTGGCGCGCGAGGTGGAGTTCACCTCGTTCGCCCTGCCCTACATCGTGGGCGAGATCAAGCGGTTCTTCCGGGACACCACCTGGGCGGTGCACGTGCCGCGGCGGCTCCAGGAGCTGCGGGTCGAACTGGCCCGGGCCCGCGAGGAGCTGTCCAGCCGCCTGGACCGGGACCCGACCCTGGGCGAACTCGCCACGCTCATGAACATCTCCGAGGACCAGGTGGTGGAGGCCCAGATCGCCTCGAACGGCTACAACTCCGCGTCGCTGGACGCCGCCCTCACCGGTGAGGGAGCGGAGGACGGCGAGGCGGTGCTCGCCGACTTCATCGGCGTGGAGGAGGACGGGATCAGGCTGGTCGAGGACTTCCACGCCCTCGCGCCGCTGGTGGCCGGGCTCAGTGAACGCGACCGGCAGATCATCCATCTGCGGTTCGTGGAGGAGGCCACCCAGGCGGAGATCGGTGAACGGCTCGGCTGCTCGCAGATGCACGTCTCCCGGCTGATCAAGCGGATCATCACCCAGCTCCGCCAGGGCATGCTCGGCGAACTGGGCTGCGCCTAG
- a CDS encoding helix-turn-helix domain-containing protein — MSERAPNRAPVIPLRPPAARPAPTRPAPERPAQGRTLAAAPREPLWRDLVGDVLRRERQAQERTLQDVADAARISMPYLSEVERGRKEASSEILAAAAQALGIGLGDLLSLVQDELVRTAARGAVRGRGTSVPRHGGLCLAA, encoded by the coding sequence ATGAGCGAACGAGCGCCGAACCGAGCCCCCGTCATCCCTCTGCGCCCGCCGGCCGCGCGCCCGGCGCCGACCCGCCCGGCACCCGAACGTCCCGCCCAGGGCCGCACCCTGGCGGCCGCGCCCAGGGAACCCCTCTGGCGCGATCTCGTCGGCGACGTCCTGCGCCGTGAACGGCAGGCGCAGGAGCGCACGCTCCAGGACGTCGCCGACGCGGCGCGGATCTCGATGCCGTATCTGTCGGAGGTCGAACGCGGCCGCAAGGAGGCCTCCTCGGAGATCCTCGCGGCCGCGGCGCAGGCGCTCGGCATCGGCCTCGGCGACCTGCTCTCCCTCGTCCAGGACGAGCTGGTGCGCACCGCGGCGCGCGGCGCCGTCCGCGGCCGCGGCACCTCCGTCCCCCGCCACGGCGGACTGTGCCTGGCCGCCTGA
- a CDS encoding ribonuclease H family protein, translating into MIEPMRERVVAACDGASKGNPGPAGWAWVVSDDAVSPVRWEAGALGTATNNIAELTALERLLTATDPDVPLEVRMDSQYAMKAVTTWLPGWKRNGWKTAAGKPVANQELVVRIDELLQGRSVDFRYVPAHQVDGDPLNDFADRAASQAASAQQSAGSALGSPEPPPSAPVSAAPRRRTNGTKTARPRTGDSSSRTIKAKFPGRCVCGRPYAAGESIARNDQGWGHPECRAAAAG; encoded by the coding sequence ATGATCGAGCCCATGCGTGAACGTGTGGTGGCCGCCTGCGACGGGGCGTCGAAGGGAAATCCGGGTCCGGCGGGCTGGGCGTGGGTCGTCTCGGACGACGCCGTCAGCCCGGTCCGCTGGGAGGCGGGAGCGCTCGGCACCGCCACCAACAACATCGCCGAACTCACCGCGCTGGAGCGGCTGCTGACTGCGACCGACCCGGACGTGCCGCTCGAGGTGCGGATGGACTCGCAGTACGCGATGAAGGCCGTGACCACCTGGCTGCCCGGCTGGAAGCGCAACGGCTGGAAGACGGCCGCGGGCAAGCCGGTCGCCAACCAGGAGCTGGTCGTGCGGATCGACGAGCTGCTCCAGGGCCGCTCGGTCGACTTCCGCTATGTGCCCGCCCACCAGGTCGACGGCGACCCGCTCAACGACTTCGCGGACCGGGCGGCCAGCCAGGCGGCGAGCGCGCAGCAGTCCGCGGGCAGCGCCCTCGGCTCGCCGGAGCCGCCGCCCTCCGCCCCCGTGTCCGCCGCCCCGCGCCGTCGCACGAACGGGACCAAGACGGCACGGCCGCGCACCGGCGACTCGTCGTCCCGCACGATCAAGGCGAAGTTCCCCGGCCGCTGCGTGTGCGGCCGCCCCTACGCGGCCGGCGAGTCCATCGCGCGCAACGACCAGGGCTGGGGCCACCCGGAGTGCCGCGCGGCGGCCGCCGGGTAG
- a CDS encoding SsgA family sporulation/cell division regulator, whose amino-acid sequence MNAMVRKSLVVQLQAHGMERFPVLAHLDYEADDPFAVTIVFAHDGRVLARWKVDRGMLDEGLREPVGVGDVRFRPVSDGLSEELRMEFFGDAHADGGRQHATVFVWAAAVGAFLRETYALVTPGEEDAGVDDFLAEVLTGS is encoded by the coding sequence GTGAACGCCATGGTGCGCAAGAGTCTGGTGGTGCAGTTGCAGGCGCACGGCATGGAACGCTTCCCCGTGCTGGCGCACCTGGATTACGAAGCCGACGACCCGTTCGCCGTCACGATCGTCTTCGCGCACGACGGGCGGGTGCTGGCCCGGTGGAAGGTGGACCGGGGCATGCTCGACGAGGGGCTGAGAGAGCCGGTCGGCGTCGGCGACGTCCGCTTCCGCCCCGTCTCCGACGGCCTGTCGGAGGAACTGCGCATGGAGTTCTTCGGCGACGCCCACGCCGACGGAGGGCGGCAGCACGCGACGGTGTTCGTGTGGGCCGCCGCCGTCGGGGCGTTCCTGAGGGAGACCTACGCCTTGGTGACGCCGGGCGAGGAGGACGCCGGTGTCGACGACTTCCTCGCGGAGGTGCTCACCGGAAGCTGA
- a CDS encoding AIM24 family protein, whose product MKGDLFSSEYVVGPATAPGMTVENSKCVKYTVDGEMFARQGSMVAYRGDLRFERRGQGVGGMLKRAVTGEGLPLMTVRGQGEAWFAQEALNCFVVEVDPGDEFTVNGRNVLCFDATLSYEIRTVKGSGIAGGGLFNSVFTGQGLLGLVCEGSPLVIPVTPQQPVYVDTDAVVGWTAHLRTSLHRSQSFGSMLRGGSGEAVQLMLEGEGYVVVRPSEATPHRPQQH is encoded by the coding sequence ATGAAGGGTGACCTGTTTTCCAGTGAGTACGTAGTGGGCCCCGCGACCGCGCCCGGCATGACCGTCGAGAACTCCAAGTGCGTCAAGTACACGGTGGACGGCGAGATGTTCGCCCGCCAGGGCTCGATGGTGGCGTACCGCGGCGACCTGCGGTTCGAGCGCAGGGGCCAGGGCGTCGGCGGCATGCTCAAGCGCGCGGTCACCGGGGAGGGGCTGCCGCTGATGACCGTGCGGGGGCAGGGTGAGGCCTGGTTCGCTCAGGAGGCCCTGAACTGCTTCGTCGTCGAGGTCGACCCGGGTGACGAGTTCACCGTCAACGGCCGCAACGTGCTGTGCTTCGACGCGACCCTGTCGTACGAGATCAGGACGGTGAAGGGTTCGGGCATCGCGGGCGGCGGGCTGTTCAACAGCGTGTTCACCGGGCAGGGCCTGCTGGGCCTGGTGTGCGAGGGCAGCCCGCTGGTCATACCGGTCACGCCGCAGCAGCCCGTGTACGTCGACACGGACGCGGTCGTCGGCTGGACCGCCCACCTGAGGACGTCACTGCACCGCTCGCAGTCGTTCGGCTCGATGCTGCGCGGCGGGTCCGGCGAGGCGGTGCAGCTCATGCTGGAGGGTGAGGGCTACGTCGTCGTCCGGCCGAGCGAGGCCACGCCGCACCGGCCCCAGCAGCACTGA
- a CDS encoding VOC family protein: MAVRPEGTPCWADAMFSDVEEAKSFYGDVLGWTFGESSSQYGNYTQAYADGKAVAAVVPPMPGQEGQSQWCLYLASPDAAATAGRIREHGGEVLMEPMQVGDFGTMCLAREPSGAVFGVWQGGIHEGFEAVAVPGAYCWAELFTREPAKADSFLCDVFGYTAKQLQDEAIDFRVFDVGGDPVLGRMRMSEDFPPEVPSYINVYFTVADCDDAVATATRRGGVLRFGPHDSPFGRLAALTDPQGANFSVIDITTTQGERPQAADVS, from the coding sequence ATGGCGGTACGACCCGAGGGAACCCCCTGCTGGGCGGATGCGATGTTCAGCGACGTCGAGGAGGCCAAGAGCTTCTACGGCGACGTCCTCGGCTGGACCTTCGGGGAGTCCTCGTCGCAGTACGGCAACTACACCCAGGCCTACGCGGACGGAAAGGCGGTGGCCGCCGTCGTACCGCCCATGCCCGGACAGGAGGGGCAGTCGCAGTGGTGCCTGTATCTCGCCTCGCCGGACGCCGCCGCCACCGCCGGCAGGATCCGCGAACACGGCGGTGAGGTGCTGATGGAGCCCATGCAGGTCGGGGACTTCGGCACCATGTGCCTTGCCCGGGAGCCCAGCGGCGCCGTGTTCGGTGTGTGGCAGGGCGGTATCCACGAGGGCTTCGAGGCGGTCGCGGTGCCGGGCGCCTACTGCTGGGCGGAGCTGTTCACCCGCGAGCCCGCGAAGGCGGACTCCTTCCTCTGCGACGTCTTCGGCTACACCGCCAAGCAGCTCCAGGACGAGGCGATCGACTTCCGCGTGTTCGACGTGGGCGGCGATCCGGTCCTCGGCCGCATGAGGATGTCGGAGGACTTCCCGCCCGAGGTGCCGTCGTACATCAACGTCTACTTCACCGTCGCGGACTGCGACGACGCGGTCGCCACCGCGACCCGCCGGGGCGGTGTGCTGCGGTTCGGCCCGCACGACAGCCCCTTCGGCCGGCTCGCGGCACTCACCGACCCGCAGGGTGCGAACTTCTCGGTGATCGACATCACCACGACCCAGGGGGAGAGGCCGCAGGCCGCGGACGTGTCCTAG
- a CDS encoding epoxide hydrolase family protein: MTTSPPTDGIRPFRLSVPQSDLDDLHDRLDRTRWPGELPGAGWDHGVPVDYLRELVRYWRHDYDWRAAEALLNRWPQFTTTIDGANVHFAHVRSPEPDATALVVTHGWPGSIVEFLDIVGPLTDPAAHGGDPADAFHLVLPTIPGFGLSGPTTERGWEAGRVADAWAGLMRRLGYERFGAQGGDWGAAISRELGRAHPGRVIGVHLNLLPGAQQTTEPTGEELAGLGAEERERTLTSWRRWDAWQREGAGYAALNASRPQTLAYALTDSPVGQLAWIVEKFREWTDCDDLPEEAVDRDRMLTDVMLYWLTGTAGSSARIYYERTHASGRPAAPAEPSTAPTALAVFPAELQLPLRHRAERTENIVRWTQFDRGGHFAAMEEPDLLVTDVRAFFRQLREKG; encoded by the coding sequence ATGACGACGTCACCCCCCACCGACGGCATCCGGCCCTTCCGGCTCAGCGTCCCGCAGAGCGATCTCGACGATCTGCACGACCGGCTCGACCGCACCCGCTGGCCGGGCGAGCTGCCCGGCGCGGGCTGGGACCACGGCGTCCCCGTCGACTACCTGCGCGAGCTCGTGCGGTACTGGCGGCACGACTACGACTGGCGAGCGGCCGAGGCGCTGCTGAACCGGTGGCCGCAGTTCACGACCACGATCGACGGGGCGAACGTGCACTTCGCCCACGTCCGCTCGCCGGAGCCGGACGCCACCGCGCTGGTCGTCACGCACGGCTGGCCGGGCTCGATCGTCGAGTTCCTCGACATCGTGGGCCCGCTCACCGATCCGGCCGCCCACGGCGGCGACCCGGCCGACGCCTTCCACCTCGTCCTGCCGACCATCCCGGGCTTCGGGCTGTCCGGGCCCACCACCGAACGCGGCTGGGAGGCGGGCCGGGTCGCCGACGCGTGGGCCGGGCTGATGCGGCGGCTCGGCTACGAGCGGTTCGGCGCGCAGGGCGGCGACTGGGGCGCGGCGATCTCCCGCGAGCTGGGCCGCGCCCACCCCGGCCGGGTGATCGGCGTCCACCTGAATCTGCTGCCGGGCGCGCAGCAGACCACCGAGCCGACCGGGGAGGAACTGGCCGGGCTCGGCGCCGAGGAGCGGGAGCGGACGCTCACGTCGTGGCGGCGCTGGGACGCCTGGCAGCGGGAGGGCGCGGGCTACGCGGCGCTGAACGCCAGCCGCCCGCAGACCCTGGCGTACGCGCTCACCGACTCGCCGGTCGGCCAGCTCGCCTGGATCGTCGAGAAGTTCCGTGAGTGGACGGACTGCGACGACCTGCCCGAGGAGGCCGTCGACCGGGACCGGATGCTCACCGACGTGATGCTGTACTGGCTGACCGGGACGGCCGGTTCGTCCGCGCGGATCTACTACGAGCGGACGCACGCCTCCGGCCGCCCCGCCGCGCCCGCGGAGCCGTCGACCGCCCCGACCGCGCTCGCCGTCTTCCCCGCCGAGCTGCAACTCCCGCTGCGGCACAGGGCGGAGCGCACCGAGAACATCGTGCGCTGGACGCAGTTCGACCGGGGCGGCCACTTCGCGGCGATGGAGGAGCCGGACCTGCTGGTCACGGACGTACGGGCGTTCTTCCGGCAGCTCCGCGAGAAGGGCTGA
- a CDS encoding threonine/serine dehydratase, translated as MIGISEIETAAERIAGHVVRTPTVPSPGLSALLGAPVTAKLELLQRTGSFKARGATARLLSLDEAERAAGVVAVSGGNHGIALAVMAAALHVKATVVMPRSAPARSVAIAEAAGASVRLTDGMDEAFATAARLRDEGLTLVHPFDDEVVVAGQGTVGLELAADAGELTDVLVSIGGGGLIAGVAAALHALRPGVRIWGVETEGAEAMSEALASGGPVPVALSSIVTTLSAPTVSRLTYDHVRALVHEVLVVPDREAVRGSLDLAEHAKVWAEPAAGSLLPAARRVRERMGPDVQLGLVVCGGNAAVADVMSWADRFGLR; from the coding sequence TTGATCGGCATCTCGGAGATCGAAACCGCCGCCGAGCGGATCGCCGGACACGTCGTGCGCACCCCGACCGTGCCGAGCCCCGGCCTGTCCGCGCTGCTCGGCGCCCCGGTGACCGCGAAGCTGGAGCTGTTGCAGCGCACGGGCTCCTTCAAGGCGCGCGGCGCCACGGCGCGACTGCTGTCGCTCGACGAGGCGGAGCGTGCCGCGGGCGTCGTCGCGGTCAGCGGTGGCAACCACGGGATCGCGCTCGCCGTGATGGCCGCCGCGCTGCATGTGAAGGCCACCGTCGTGATGCCGCGCTCGGCGCCCGCCCGGTCCGTCGCGATCGCCGAGGCGGCCGGGGCGTCGGTGCGGCTGACCGACGGCATGGACGAGGCGTTCGCCACGGCCGCGCGGCTGCGGGACGAGGGGCTCACCCTGGTCCATCCCTTCGACGACGAAGTGGTGGTCGCCGGGCAGGGCACCGTCGGCCTGGAGCTGGCCGCCGATGCCGGGGAGCTGACCGACGTGCTCGTCAGCATCGGGGGCGGCGGGCTGATCGCGGGCGTCGCCGCGGCGCTGCACGCGCTGCGGCCCGGCGTGCGGATCTGGGGCGTGGAGACCGAGGGAGCCGAGGCCATGTCCGAGGCGCTGGCGTCCGGCGGCCCGGTCCCGGTCGCCCTCTCCTCGATCGTGACGACGCTGAGCGCCCCGACGGTGTCGAGGCTGACGTACGACCATGTCCGCGCCCTCGTGCACGAGGTGCTCGTGGTGCCCGACCGGGAGGCCGTGCGAGGCAGCCTCGACCTCGCCGAGCACGCCAAGGTCTGGGCCGAGCCCGCCGCGGGCTCCCTGCTGCCGGCCGCCCGGCGGGTACGGGAGCGGATGGGCCCGGACGTCCAGCTCGGCCTGGTGGTGTGCGGGGGCAACGCGGCGGTCGCCGACGTCATGTCCTGGGCGGACCGGTTCGGACTGCGCTGA
- a CDS encoding ATP-binding protein, with amino-acid sequence MTDHLDGAVITTGFDVPVEPLRRATHYTGEPGCIAEARSFAAHFLDQLRNEWCAEIGRRCGDALLLVVSELVTNADRHSDGPYILELEGTDSTVNVCVYDSSAVLPRRFPRDPRRVGRHGLEIVHALALEVTVERVPVGKRVRALVELGGE; translated from the coding sequence ATGACCGACCATCTGGACGGGGCAGTGATAACGACTGGTTTCGACGTTCCCGTGGAACCGCTCCGGCGGGCGACGCACTACACCGGCGAACCGGGTTGCATCGCCGAGGCGCGGTCCTTCGCCGCGCACTTCCTGGACCAACTCAGGAACGAGTGGTGCGCCGAGATCGGCCGCCGCTGCGGCGACGCGCTCCTGCTGGTGGTCAGTGAACTGGTCACCAACGCCGACCGGCACAGCGACGGGCCGTACATCCTGGAGCTGGAGGGCACGGACAGCACGGTGAACGTGTGCGTGTACGACAGCAGCGCCGTACTGCCCCGGCGCTTCCCCCGGGATCCACGGCGGGTGGGCCGGCACGGCCTGGAGATCGTTCACGCGCTGGCGCTCGAGGTGACCGTGGAACGCGTCCCGGTGGGCAAGCGCGTCCGCGCGCTCGTCGAACTCGGCGGCGAGTGA
- a CDS encoding ClpP family protease, translated as MTPPTALLPSGALAPRAEENDTTPSRFDDHLAAGLLAQRIVFLGTQVDEVSANRVCAQLLLLSAEDPRTDIALYINSPGGSVTAGLAIYDTMRLIPNDVSTLAMGFAASMGQFLLAVGTHGKRFALPNARIMMHQPSAGIGGTTADIEIQAENLEHTKRTIERLTAEHTGQSEETIRRDGDRDRWFTAEQAREYGMVDRVVESVAGIRPADSRRRMGL; from the coding sequence ATGACGCCACCGACCGCACTGCTCCCGTCCGGCGCGCTCGCGCCGCGCGCCGAGGAGAACGACACCACGCCCAGCCGGTTCGACGACCATCTCGCGGCCGGGCTGCTCGCCCAGCGGATCGTGTTCCTGGGCACCCAGGTCGACGAGGTGTCGGCCAACCGGGTGTGCGCCCAACTGCTGCTGTTGTCGGCGGAGGACCCGCGCACCGACATCGCCCTGTACATCAACAGCCCCGGCGGATCCGTCACCGCGGGGCTCGCCATCTACGACACGATGCGGCTCATCCCGAACGACGTGTCGACACTGGCGATGGGATTCGCCGCCAGCATGGGCCAGTTCCTGCTCGCGGTGGGCACGCACGGCAAGCGGTTCGCGCTGCCGAACGCGCGGATCATGATGCACCAGCCGTCGGCGGGCATCGGCGGCACCACCGCGGACATCGAGATCCAGGCGGAGAACCTGGAGCACACCAAGCGCACCATCGAGCGGCTCACCGCCGAGCACACCGGGCAGAGCGAGGAGACGATCCGGCGGGACGGCGACCGGGACCGCTGGTTCACCGCCGAACAGGCCAGGGAGTACGGGATGGTGGACCGGGTGGTGGAGTCGGTCGCCGGCATCCGCCCGGCCGACTCGCGCCGTCGGATGGGGCTCTGA
- a CDS encoding ClpP family protease, with the protein MGSYTVPYVVERTAQGERSYDVFSRLLNERIVFLGTEIDDGVAGVVIAQLLHLESAAPDQEIAIYLNSPGGSFTSLMAIYDTMTFVQAPISTFCVGQAASTAAVLLAGGDPGRRFVLEHARVLLGQPATGGQQGTVSDLALRAREMSRIRSQVEEVLSRHTGHDPATLRADMDRDKVFTAEEAVAYGLADEVLSRRLAQV; encoded by the coding sequence ATGGGGTCGTACACGGTTCCGTACGTCGTCGAGCGCACCGCGCAGGGTGAGCGGTCCTACGACGTGTTCAGCAGGCTGCTGAACGAACGCATCGTCTTCCTCGGCACCGAGATCGACGACGGTGTGGCGGGCGTCGTCATCGCCCAGCTGCTCCACCTGGAGTCGGCGGCCCCGGACCAGGAGATCGCGATCTACCTCAACTCGCCCGGTGGCTCGTTCACTTCGCTGATGGCGATCTACGACACGATGACGTTCGTACAGGCGCCGATCTCCACGTTCTGCGTGGGGCAGGCGGCCTCGACGGCGGCGGTGCTGCTGGCGGGCGGCGACCCCGGGCGGCGGTTCGTGCTGGAGCACGCCCGGGTGCTGCTGGGGCAGCCGGCCACCGGCGGGCAGCAGGGCACGGTCTCCGATCTGGCCCTCCGGGCCAGGGAGATGAGCCGGATCCGCTCCCAGGTCGAGGAGGTGCTGTCCCGGCACACCGGCCACGACCCGGCGACACTGCGCGCGGACATGGACCGCGACAAGGTGTTCACCGCCGAGGAGGCGGTGGCGTACGGGCTGGCCGACGAGGTGCTGAGCCGGCGCCTCGCACAGGTCTGA